A window from Triticum urartu cultivar G1812 unplaced genomic scaffold, Tu2.1 TuUngrouped_contig_5370, whole genome shotgun sequence encodes these proteins:
- the LOC125529140 gene encoding protein DMP6-like: MTATQPDMELQKDQRHPLLSNRTDGTDNMSPVQKAIRQAYQSTGHLAKLLPSGTVLAFQLLAPTMAKQGHCGDLDRMMMGGLVVLCALSCFVVTFTDSFRDENGKVQYGFATFKGLWVIDGGVTLDPHAAVEYKMTFLDFFHAAVSAVIFVAIALFDQNVASCFYPIPSEDTKQVLTTLPVAIGVIGSMLFVSFPTTRHGFGFPVSPQYLGLQKICLL; the protein is encoded by the coding sequence ATGACTGCTACACAGCCGGACATGGAATTGCAGAAGGATCAGAGGCATCCTCTTTTGTCCAACAGAACTGATGGCACTGACAACATGAGCCCCGTGCAGAAAGCAATCAGACAGGCATACCAGAGCACCGGGCACCTCGCCAAACTCCTTCCATCAGGCACCGTGCTTGCCTTCCAGCTGCTGGCTCCAACCATGGCTAAACAAGGCCACTGTGGTGACTTGGATCGGATGATGATGGGAGGGCTTGTGGTGCTCTGTGCACTCTCGTGCTTTGTTGTTACCTTCACAGATAGCTTCAGGGATGAGAACGGAAAGGTACAATACGGGTTTGCCACGTTCAAGGGATTGTGGGTCATTGATGGTGGAGTTACTCTTGATCCACACGCTGCGGTTGAATATAAGATGACATTTCTAGACTTTTTCCATGCAGCTGTCTCAGCAGTGATTTTTGTTGCAATCGCCCTATTTGACCAGAATGTGGCATCTTGCTTTTATCCAATACCATCAGAGGACACAAAGCAAGTTCTCACAACATTGCCAGTTGCTATTGGAGTTATTGGAAGCATGCTGTTTGTTAGCTTCCCAACCACCCGCCATGGCTTTGGCTTCCCAGTCTCTCCACAGTACCTGGGTCTTCAAAAGATTTGTTTGCTCTAA